Proteins found in one Methanospirillum hungatei JF-1 genomic segment:
- a CDS encoding Mg-chelatase subunit ChlI-like protein: MSESYNFPFTAIVGQEAMKQALLYNIIMPSIGGVLIRGEKGTAKSTAVRALASLLPERKCVKGCPFRCNFDEPDNYCSLCRGCCTNDQYHAGSQMIDLYPLSYQPK, encoded by the coding sequence ATGTCTGAATCATACAATTTTCCTTTTACTGCCATTGTTGGTCAGGAAGCAATGAAACAGGCCCTGCTCTATAATATTATAATGCCCTCCATAGGGGGCGTACTTATCAGGGGAGAGAAAGGAACAGCAAAATCAACCGCAGTCAGGGCATTGGCATCACTCCTGCCTGAACGAAAATGCGTAAAAGGGTGCCCGTTCCGATGTAATTTTGATGAACCGGATAATTATTGCTCACTCTGTAGAGGGTGTTGCACCAATGATCAATATCATGCAGGATCACAAATGATCGATCTCTACCCCTTAAGCTATCAACCAAAATAG
- a CDS encoding IS1182 family transposase encodes MLILVFILNWDQFRNLNLRSANGEISPFINKYRDDGRGSAFFDPRSMLGIIIYSMIRGEKSSRKIEMCCHYDIGYRIVANNLTPDHTTIYRFKKNNSKEIKSLFKQLSQIIVESGIARIGVLALDGSKFGCNASLSANKKLKYLEAELGRLFDESQEIDELENDDINIQDMEINRLPEHLSTKEKRKEVLNRAKEKLIERHDIESKKQEEKILDREKEELESGKKKRGRKPLEPKKEPSSDSKVNLTDPESQIMSTTNGWIQGYNGQIIVSENQFILAAMISDEQNDKKLLIPMLNELEDLFTGIHPSISPNILLSDAGYFSYPNSLAELDYGIQLIIPPSKERKIPEYSDNDGYISRMEMICRAICMGEIITFPELQSIGTFVWQSFMNREKQATTQEICKRVMEVRVKSPTGRELYRKRKYMVEPVFGNMKHNMRFRSFSQKGKENCEGEFFLAALVHNIKKLIRFEGIVKIKEFATNIIKPSRGSGFSYIFANTVCKVGIDTCRFIHQLVYFG; translated from the coding sequence ATGTTGATATTAGTGTTTATACTCAATTGGGATCAATTCAGGAATCTGAATTTAAGATCAGCGAACGGTGAGATTAGTCCATTTATTAATAAATATCGTGACGATGGTCGCGGTTCTGCCTTTTTTGATCCTCGTTCAATGCTTGGAATAATAATTTATTCAATGATTCGTGGAGAAAAATCTAGCAGAAAAATTGAGATGTGCTGCCATTATGATATTGGATATCGGATCGTCGCCAATAATCTTACACCTGACCATACAACGATCTATCGTTTCAAGAAGAATAATTCAAAAGAAATCAAATCCCTTTTTAAACAATTATCTCAAATTATCGTAGAATCCGGGATAGCAAGAATCGGTGTCCTAGCCCTCGATGGATCAAAATTTGGCTGTAATGCCTCTTTATCAGCCAATAAAAAATTAAAATACCTTGAAGCAGAGCTAGGTCGGCTTTTTGATGAATCACAGGAAATTGATGAGTTAGAAAACGATGATATAAATATTCAGGATATGGAGATTAACCGACTACCTGAGCATCTTTCAACAAAAGAAAAACGAAAGGAAGTTCTTAATCGGGCTAAAGAGAAATTAATTGAACGACATGATATCGAATCTAAAAAACAAGAAGAAAAGATTCTGGACCGCGAAAAAGAAGAATTAGAATCGGGTAAAAAGAAACGAGGTAGAAAGCCTTTAGAGCCTAAAAAAGAGCCATCTTCAGATTCAAAAGTAAATCTCACTGATCCTGAAAGTCAGATAATGTCAACCACCAATGGCTGGATTCAAGGGTATAATGGGCAGATTATCGTTTCTGAAAATCAATTTATCCTCGCTGCAATGATATCAGATGAGCAAAACGATAAAAAATTATTAATACCTATGCTAAATGAACTCGAAGACCTTTTTACGGGTATTCATCCATCAATTTCGCCTAATATACTACTATCTGATGCAGGTTATTTCTCATACCCGAATTCTTTAGCAGAATTGGATTATGGCATTCAACTCATCATCCCTCCTTCTAAAGAAAGAAAAATTCCAGAATATTCAGATAATGATGGGTATATCTCACGAATGGAAATGATATGTCGGGCGATTTGTATGGGAGAAATAATCACATTTCCGGAATTGCAAAGTATCGGGACGTTTGTTTGGCAATCTTTTATGAACAGAGAGAAACAAGCAACAACTCAGGAAATTTGTAAACGAGTTATGGAAGTACGTGTGAAATCCCCCACTGGTAGAGAGTTATATCGAAAACGAAAATACATGGTCGAACCAGTTTTTGGTAATATGAAACATAATATGAGGTTTAGGAGTTTCTCTCAAAAAGGGAAAGAGAATTGCGAGGGAGAATTCTTTTTAGCTGCATTAGTGCATAATATAAAAAAACTTATCAGATTTGAGGGTATAGTTAAAATTAAAGAATTTGCTACGAATATTATAAAACCGTCAAGAGGTTCAGGTTTTTCCTATATTTTTGCAAACACAGTATGTAAAGTGGGAATTGATACATGCAGGTTCATACATCAATTAGTCTATTTTGGTTGA
- a CDS encoding IS1634-like element ISMhu4 family transposase, producing the protein MIAPTHQIEHIGGIPYIFETLKELQIIRILNEVYSPHRNWVGLPIGETIAIWICYCLTENDHRMCPLEKWVTTKKNLLEKLIGFQFSPKCFTDDHLARILSLLHNNELWNRFESELNRSTLRIYGLTDENIVRLDMTTVNSNGIIDKNGLIQFGNSKDDASLPQIKIVLSVLDVLGLPLTVSVVPGNCADDPLYIPAMEKVKKSTGQSGLLFVGDCKMGAIATRLYTTINNDFYLCPLSEVSHPTQEIYSAIIAHQESNLSFTQVSRSYYDGSDAIIAEGFEKKISHSMEYEGKIITWEERLIYAKSFAHANKFRLSLEEQVKKAFFEINSMNKRGKGKKIYRTIEEAKEKVHAILGDKGLTAVFEVEYIEHISNTPKRKYGNNPARIEQSTRIEVKPTINLQALQQAQELSGWRVYVTNKPENELSMQDVVLTYRDQYIIEHQFHRLKGKALSLAPMFIQRDDRIDGLVKFLTIVMRPLVIIEKKVRDSLKSRGQGLSGLFEYNPTKIVNNPKTERIIEFFKEIYLLVSFYGEQVFYTITGINQKHREILNLMNVDISVYTQLGSIQESEFKISER; encoded by the coding sequence ATGATCGCTCCGACACATCAAATTGAACACATCGGCGGAATCCCATATATCTTTGAAACATTAAAAGAACTTCAAATCATACGAATTTTGAATGAGGTATATTCGCCTCACAGAAACTGGGTGGGTTTGCCGATTGGTGAAACGATTGCCATTTGGATCTGCTACTGCCTGACCGAAAATGATCATCGTATGTGTCCCTTGGAGAAGTGGGTTACTACCAAAAAAAATTTACTGGAAAAATTGATTGGTTTTCAATTTAGTCCAAAATGCTTTACTGATGACCATTTGGCTCGTATATTATCTCTATTGCACAATAATGAACTTTGGAACCGATTTGAATCTGAATTAAATCGTTCTACACTGCGTATATATGGTTTAACGGATGAAAACATCGTCCGTCTTGATATGACAACAGTAAACAGCAATGGAATTATCGATAAAAACGGATTAATACAATTTGGCAACTCAAAAGATGACGCCTCCCTCCCTCAAATAAAAATCGTACTTTCAGTGCTTGATGTGCTGGGTTTGCCCCTCACCGTTAGTGTAGTCCCTGGAAATTGTGCTGATGATCCTCTCTATATCCCTGCAATGGAAAAGGTGAAAAAATCTACGGGACAATCTGGATTACTTTTTGTGGGAGATTGCAAAATGGGTGCCATAGCAACTCGTTTGTATACGACTATCAATAATGACTTTTATTTATGCCCGTTATCAGAAGTCTCTCATCCTACTCAGGAAATTTATTCTGCAATCATAGCACATCAGGAGTCTAATCTTTCCTTCACACAAGTTTCACGATCGTACTATGATGGAAGCGATGCGATTATAGCCGAAGGATTTGAGAAAAAAATATCTCATTCAATGGAATATGAGGGGAAAATCATAACCTGGGAGGAACGGCTAATCTACGCAAAATCATTTGCTCATGCAAATAAATTCAGATTATCACTTGAAGAGCAAGTAAAAAAAGCTTTCTTTGAGATAAATTCAATGAATAAAAGAGGAAAGGGAAAGAAAATTTACCGAACAATCGAGGAAGCAAAAGAAAAAGTACATGCTATTCTTGGAGATAAGGGATTAACAGCGGTATTCGAAGTTGAGTATATCGAGCATATTAGTAATACTCCAAAACGAAAATACGGAAACAATCCCGCCAGAATTGAACAATCGACGAGAATTGAGGTTAAACCAACTATTAACTTGCAAGCCCTTCAACAAGCGCAGGAATTATCAGGATGGAGGGTATATGTAACAAATAAACCAGAAAATGAATTATCGATGCAAGATGTTGTTCTGACTTACCGTGATCAGTATATCATAGAGCATCAATTTCATCGGCTGAAGGGAAAGGCACTTTCACTTGCCCCAATGTTTATTCAACGAGATGACAGAATTGATGGTTTAGTGAAGTTTTTGACTATTGTAATGAGACCACTTGTTATTATTGAGAAAAAAGTCAGGGATTCGCTGAAAAGTAGAGGTCAGGGTTTGAGTGGTCTTTTCGAATATAATCCAACGAAAATAGTAAATAATCCTAAAACTGAAAGAATTATTGAGTTTTTCAAAGAGATTTATTTGTTAGTTTCATTTTATGGTGAACAGGTTTTTTACACAATTACTGGGATAAATCAAAAGCATCGAGAGATTTTAAATCTGATGAATGTTGATATTAGTGTTTATACTCAATTGGGATCAATTCAGGAATCTGAATTTAAGATCAGCGAACGGTGA
- a CDS encoding ATP-binding protein, with the protein MCNSLCKERVLSGEELIPDMVRMRVVELPLSATEDRVSGTLDIEHAIRTGKRKFQPGILAEANGNILYVDEVNLLEDHLVDLLLDAAAMGVNYVEREGISFSHPARFLLVGTMNPEEGDLRPQLLDRFGLVVDVTGEEDMQVRKEIIRRRLAFEHNPKEFTRSYHESEKALRDCVMSAKPMTDRIPIDDTILDKVVTISLRLGVDGHRADLTLIRAALASAALAGRASISREDITRAAGLALPHRMYRRPFEEQYSNMEQVESWIAELYQDVS; encoded by the coding sequence TTGTGCAACAGCCTCTGTAAAGAACGTGTATTGTCCGGGGAAGAACTGATCCCGGATATGGTCCGGATGAGAGTTGTTGAGCTTCCATTGAGTGCCACTGAAGATCGGGTTTCCGGAACACTGGATATTGAACATGCTATCCGGACTGGAAAGAGAAAGTTTCAACCGGGAATTCTTGCTGAAGCCAATGGAAATATTCTCTACGTTGATGAAGTAAATCTGCTCGAAGACCATCTGGTGGATCTACTTCTTGATGCAGCGGCAATGGGGGTAAATTACGTAGAAAGAGAAGGAATTTCATTTTCTCATCCGGCACGGTTCCTTCTTGTGGGGACTATGAACCCTGAAGAGGGTGACCTCCGTCCCCAGCTCCTGGACCGGTTTGGCCTTGTGGTGGATGTAACCGGTGAAGAGGATATGCAGGTACGCAAAGAGATCATCCGGAGAAGACTGGCCTTTGAACATAATCCAAAGGAATTCACCCGTTCTTATCATGAATCAGAAAAAGCATTACGGGATTGTGTGATGTCTGCAAAACCCATGACTGACCGGATACCAATCGATGATACAATTCTTGACAAGGTTGTAACTATTAGTCTGCGACTGGGTGTTGACGGTCATCGGGCTGATCTGACATTGATACGTGCTGCTCTTGCTTCAGCAGCTCTTGCAGGAAGAGCATCCATTTCCCGGGAAGACATTACCCGGGCTGCCGGACTTGCCCTCCCTCACCGGATGTATCGCAGACCTTTCGAGGAACAGTATAGTAACATGGAACAGGTAGAATCCTGGATTGCGGAGCTTTATCAGGATGTTTCATGA